In Carassius gibelio isolate Cgi1373 ecotype wild population from Czech Republic chromosome B4, carGib1.2-hapl.c, whole genome shotgun sequence, one DNA window encodes the following:
- the LOC127956395 gene encoding cyclin-D-binding Myb-like transcription factor 1 isoform X2: MNTGDVPATVTLESVNSVTFTQDTDGNIILHCPQNDGEDLGSDGTAEPVHKRLRLSNEDGEDPQDSTSTEYSVVTLPITEGDESFEVTMTATEMRDGELESDDPSETTDKDSSVQKKGKDVSAVSQAWFTTKEDKDTLVNKGHKWKQGMWSKEEIDLLMSNIEHYLKNRGIRDPAEIIFEMSKEERKDFYRSIACGLNRPLFAVYRRVLRMYDNRNHVGKYNDEEINKLKELREKHGNDWATIGAALGRSASSVKDRCRLLKDTCNTGKWTEEEERRLAEVVHELTGTEAGDVVTQGVSWASVAELVGTRSEKQCRSKWLNYLNWKQSGGTEWTKEDDINLVRRMAELGVDDENEINWDILAGGWSSVRSPQWLRSKWWTIKRQVSNHKELPFSVLLKGLQDVVEAPPSAMNKVVVVGSRSASASPSPVTALQIPVQIPVQITHVSSSDGASGASDSETITLNSGALQTFELLPSFHLQPTGTPGTYFLQTGTNQSLPLTLSANPTVTLTAAASPSSPDQIILHSLTTDNENVTVQMSHPGIIIQTVTSEDLSDPLGQSELEGEQELEKEEPSENQNNSGEEEQSEERSKDVQEEEKTLDSPKVGETVESSAMGEGAVLMVPSPSSFIPTNEGMSTDSVLPLGTLTDPILQNQEEGSD; the protein is encoded by the exons ATGAACACAGGAGATGTCCCGGCCACTGTGACCCTCGAATCCGTAAATTCTGTCACATTCACCCAGGACACTGATGGGAACATCATTCTGCACTGTCCTCAAAATG ATGGGGAGGATCTGGGTTCGGACGGGACCGCCGAACCTGTTCACAAACGACTGCGGTTGTCCAATGAAGACGGAGAAGACCCCCAGGACTCTACCTCGACGGAGTATTCTGTTGTCACTCTGCCAA TTACAGAAGGTGATGAAAGTTTCGAGGTGACAATGACTGCTACGGAGATGAGAGATGGGGAGCTGGAATCAGACGACCCTTCTGAAACAACA GATAAGGATTCTTCTGTCCAAAAAAAAGGTAAAGACGTATCAGCTGTCAGTCAAGCCTGGTTCACCACGAAAGAGGATAAAGACACACTGGTTAATAAAG GTCACAAATGGAAACAGGGTATGTGGTCAAAAGAGGAGATTGATCTCCTGATGAGCAACATAGAGCATTATTTAAAG AACCGAGGGATTCGGGACCCTGCGGAGATCATCTTTGAGATGTCAAAAGAGGAGCGAAAGGATTTTTACCGCAGTATAGCGTGTGGTTTGAACAGACCGCTGTTCGCTGTATACAGACGCGTACTACGAATGTACGATAACCGAAACCACGTAGGCAA ATACAATGATGAGGAGATCAATAAATTGAAAGA GCTAAGGGAGAAACATGGGAATGACTGGGCTACCATTGGGGCGGCACTTGGGCGCAGTGCATCGTCTGTGAAGGACCGCTGCCGTCTCCTGAAGGACACATGCAACACAG GAAAATGGACGGAGGAAGAGGAGAGAAGGTTGGCAGAGGTGGTCCACGAGTTGACGGGCACAGAGGCGGGTGACGTTGTAACTCAGGGAGTCTCTTGGGCATCGGTGGCTGAACTAGTCGGCACTCGCTCTGAGAAACAGTGCCGCTCCAAATGGCTCAACTACCTTAACTGGAAACAGAGCGGTGGCACGGAGTGGACCAAAGAAGATGACATCAACCTGGTTCGCAG GATGGCTGAACTGGGTGTGGATGATGAGAATGAAATTAATTGGGACATTCTGGCCGGTGGGTGGAGCAGTGTTCGTTCGCCTCAGTGGCTCCGCAGCAAATGGTGGACCATCAAAAGACAAGTGTCCAATCATAAGGAACTTCCCTTTTCTG TCTTGCTGAAAGGACTGCAGGATGTTGTGGAGGCACCGCCGTCTGCGATGAACAAGGTTGTGGTGGTTGGTTCTCGATCTGCTAGTGCTTCGCCCAGCCCCGTCACCGCACTGCAGATCCCGGTCCAGATTCCAGTGCAGATCACACATGTCT CTTCTTCAGACGGTGCAAGCGGTGCCTCAGACAGTGAAACCATCACACTGAACTCCGGGGCTTTACAGACCTTTGAATTACTGCCT TCATTTCACCTGCAGCCCACTGGCACCCCTGGAACGTATTTCCTCCAAACAGGAACCAATCAGAGCCTCCCACTCACACTCTCAGCCAATCCCACGGTCACACTCACAGCTGCTGCTTCGCCGTCTTCACCAGACCAGATTATTTTACACAGCCTCACC ACCGACAATGAGAATGTGACGGTCCAGATGTCCCACCCTGGCATCATCATCCAGACGGTGACCTCAGAGGACCTCTCGGACCCACTCGGCCAATCAGAGCTGGAGGGAGAGCAGGAGCTTGAGAAGGAAGAGCCTTCGGAAAACCAAAACAATTCTGGAGAAGAGGAGCAGAGTGAAGAGAGATCGAAAGATGTACAAGAAGAAGAAAAG ACTCTGGACTCTCCTAAAGTTGGGGAAACTGTAGAGAGTTCTGCGATGGGTGAAGGAGCCGTGCTCATGGTTCCGTCTCCAAGCAGCTTTATTCCTACTAATGAGGGCATGAGCACAGATTCTGTCCTTCCGCTTGGAACACTGACAG ATCCCATTCTGCAGAACCAGGAAGAGGGATCAGACTGA
- the LOC127956394 gene encoding endosome/lysosome-associated apoptosis and autophagy regulator family member 2-like encodes MEKRALWTSGYFVRFVTLFLCARASDNLPLCKETDYYFEYTECDSTGSRWRVAIPHSQGSCSGLPEPVRGTDCTFSCEAGEFLEMSSQQCTSCAAGSYSLGSGVRFDQWDSIPAGFSSLATYMDSGGSGDESMTCNNSSWTPQGTHLESNRDDCTVSLVYAVHLMKQGSVSFDYQYLDSNVFFEFFIQNDQCQEMDQTGSEKWIKLTSNGEWGTHTVNLKSGTNILYWRTTGMLLGGKPVKPVLLKNIQIEGVAYTSECFPCRPGTFSKTPGSSSCDLCPRNTYSGKGASSCTPCSKTQYSQEGWSQCKERPPCSEKDYFQIHTACDSDGKTQMLYRWVEPQVCVENVTGAVTLPPSGEKEDCPPCNPGFYMHNSSTCLPCPQGTYSDGTTECQRCPGGTEPSLGYEYKWWNILPRNMKTSCFNVGNSKCDEMNGWEVAGDHIRVGVGGSDNDYLILNLRVPGFKLPTSVDDASATEFGRITFIFETDCSADCELYFMIDVNRKSTNVVESWVGSKPRQAYTHTMTKNASVSYTWAFQRTNKASDVHQYVNDIAKIYSITVTNAMDGSASGCHACAMMSQQDGSSCVPCPAGHYINKDTNQCQECPPNTFLSGHHIYGQEACQPCGPGSKNNKEHSVCFNDCTFLHTDRNQTLTYDLSALSSVGSIMNGPSFTSKGTKYYHQFNISLCGAEGRKVAVCTDNVTDLSSKDLQNESTDLNNFVKTFVCQSTIIPADGRGFRTSLSSQSISLADTFLGASVHKNLDGVTVSSDLFPESSWKVPDINFFYRSPQPTASCLNGRSTVVTLRCNPEKSARGELTVPSKCPAGTCNGCEFHFLWESSSACPLCTETDFHSIEGACKGGVQDTLYVWNEPKFCTKGVPLPNKTSAHCDVVNLWVKAGIGGGAFMAVLLVSLTCYFWKKNKRLEYKYSRLVMSANKDCELPAADSCALAEGEGEENEDDVVYSNTASLLGKLKAIASKADGDNSESVQLKSSQSERWVWG; translated from the exons ATGGAGAAGAGGGCGCTTTGGACATCCGGTTATTTTGTGCGCTTTGTAACCCTCTTCCTCTGCGCACGAGCGTCAGACAACCTGCCACTGTGTAAAGAG ACAGACTACTACTTCGAGTACACCGAGTGTGACAGCACAGGCTCCAGATGGAGAGTTGCCATTCCTCACAGCCAGGGAAGCTGCTCAGGCCTTCCAGAGCCTGTCAGAGGCACAGACTGCA CTTTTTCTTGTGAAGCTGGGGAGTTTTTAGAGATGTCATCCCAGCAGTGCACATCATGTGCGGCTGGCTCTTATTCGCTGGGCAGCGGTGTGCGTTTTGACCAGTGGGACTCCATTCCTGCGGGATTCAGCAGTTTGGCCACATACATGGACTCGGGAGGTTCGGGAGACGAATCAATGACCTGCAACAA TTCTTCATGGACACCTCAGGGAACTCACTTGGAATCCAACCGTGACGACTGCACAGTGTCACTGGTGTATGCAGTGCATCTCATGAAGCAGGGATCCGTCTCTTTTGACTATCAATATCTCGACAGCAACGTCTTCTTCGAGTTCTTT ATTCAGAATGACCAATGTCAGGAGATGGACCAGACAGGGAGTGAGAAATGGATCAAACTCACCTCTAACGGAGAGTGGGGAACCCATACG GTGAACCTGAAGTCAGGAACTAATATTCTATACTGGAGAACCACAGGAATGCTCTTGGGTGGGAAACCAGTGAAGCCGGTCCTTTTGAAAAACATCCAGATCGAAG GTGTGGCGTACACCTCAGAGTGTTTTCCATGCAGGCCGGGCACCTTCAGTAAAACCCCAGGCTCTTCCTCATGTGACCTTTGCCCCAGGAACACTTACTCTGGAAAGGGAGCCAGTTCATGTACACCATGCTCCAAAACACAGTACTCCC agGAGGGATGGTCGCAGTGTAAAGAAAGACCTCCTTGTTCAGAGAAAGACTATTTTCAAATCCACACGGCCTGTGATAGTGATGGCAAG aCCCAAATGCTGTACAGGTGGGTGGAGCCTCAGGTGTGCGTGGAGAATGTGACTGGTGCTGTGACTCTGCCCCCTTCTGGAGAGAAAGAGGACTGTCCACCCTGCAATCCGGGCTTTTACATGCACAACTCTTCCACCTGTTTACCCTGCCCTCAAGGCACCTACTCTGATGGCACCACAG AATGTCAAAGATGCCCGGGAGGAACTGAACCATCTTTGGGATATGAATACAAGTGGTGGAATATCCTGCCGAGGAATATGAAAACGTCTTGTTTTAATGTGGGCAACTCCAAATGTGATGAAATGAATG GTTGGGAGGTGGCTGGCGATCACATTCGTGTCGGAGTGGGTGGATCAGATAATGATTACCTCATCTTAAATTTACGAGTGCCTGGATTCAA ACTTCCTACTTCTGTGGACGATGCTTCAGCTACTGAGTTTGGCCGAATCACGTTTATCTTTGAGACCGACTGCAGCGCAGACTGCGAACTCTATTTTATGATA GACGTAAACAGGAAGAGCACAAATGTTGTGGAATCGTGGGTAGGAAGTAAACCGAGACAAGCGTACACCCACACCATGACCAAAAATGCTTCGGTTTCTTACACATGGGCTTTCCAGCGCACCAACAAAGCCTCTGAT GTGCATCAGTATGTAAATGACATTGCCAAGATCTACTCGATCACGGTGACTAATGCGATGGATGGCTCAGCGTCCGGTTGCCACGCCTGTGCTATGATGAGTCAGCAGGACGGCTCTTCCTGTGTCCCCTGTCCCGCTGGACACTACATCAACAAAGACACCAACCAATGCCAGGAATGCCCGCCCAACACTTTCCTCTCTGGGCATCACATTTATGGCCAGGAGGCCTGTCAGCCCTGTGGTCCTGGAAGCAAGAACAACAAG GAGCACTCTGTGTGTTTTAACGACTGCACGTTCTTGCATACGGATCGAAACCAAACGCTGACCTACGACTTGAGTGCCTTGAGTTCAGTGGGGTCAATCATGAATGGGCCTAGTTTCACCTCCAAGGGAACTAAATACTACCACCAGTTTAATATCAGTCTGTGTGGGGCTGAG GGGAGGAAGGTGGCGGTGTGCACTGATAATGTTACGGATCTGTCCAGTAAGGACCTGCAAAATGAATCCACTGACCTTAACAATTTCGTCAAGACATTTGTGTGCCAATCGACCATCATCCCTGCAGATGGACGGGGCTTTAGAACATCACTGTCGTCTCAGTCCATCAGCCTGGCTGACACTTTCCTTG GAGCTTCGGTTCACAAAAATCTGGACGGGGTCACTGTCAGCTCAGACCTCTTCCCTGAGTCTTCATGGAAAGTTCCAGATATCAACTTCTTCTAtcg CTCTCCACAGCCCACAGCATCCTGTCTGAACGGCCGTAGCACAGTCGTGACTCTGCGTTGCAATCCTGAGAAGAGTGCACGCGGAGAGCTCACTGTGCCGAG CAAGTGCCCAGCAGGTACATGTAATGGCTGTGAGTTTCATTTCCTCTGGGAGAGCTCTAGCGCTTGTCCTCTCTGCACTGAAACCGACTTCCATTCGATAGAAGGAGCATGCAAAGGAGGAGTGCAG GACACCCTCTATGTGTGGAACGAACCAAAATTTTGCACCAAAGGAGTACCTCTCCCGAACAAGACCTCCGCCCACTGTGATGTGGTCAACCTATGGGTGAAGGCCGGAATTGGGGGCGGAGCCTTCATGGCCGTCCTCTTGGTTTCTCTCACATGTTATTTCTGGAAAAAGAACAAAAG GCTTGAATATAAATACTCCAGACTAGTGATGTCGGCCAATAAGGACTGTGAGTTGCCAGCAGCGGACAGCTGTGCATTAGCAGAGGGAGAGGGGGAGGAGAATGAGGATGATGTTGTTTACTCAAATACTGCTTCGTTACTGGGTAAACTCAAAGCTATCGCAAGCAAG
- the tmem243b gene encoding transmembrane protein 243b, which yields MDDFTTRTYGTSGMDNRPLFGETSARDRIINLVIGGLASLLVLVTIISSFVFPSLPPKPLNIFLAICIMLVCGSVLVLIHWYRQGDLEPKFRNLIYYMLCSIVLLCICANLYFHDVGRDKQSNAL from the exons ATGGATGACTTCACCACACGCACCTATGGCACCAGCGGCATGGACAACAGGCCTCTGTTCGGGGAGACATCTGCCAGG GATAGAATCATCAATCTAGTGATCGGTGGACTTGCGTCTTTACTCGTTCTG GTGACCATCATTAGTTCATTCGTCTTCCCATCTCTCCCTCCCAAGCCACTGAATATATTCTTAGCCATTTGTATCATGCTAGTCTGTGGATCAGTGTTGGTTCTG ATACACTGGTATAGGCAAGGAGACCTGGAGCCCAAGTTTCGCAACTTGATCTACTACATGCTCTGTTCCATCGTTCTGCTGTGTATTTGTGCCAACTTGTATTTCCACGATGTGGGACGTGATAAACAGAGCAATGCCTTATAA
- the LOC127956395 gene encoding cyclin-D-binding Myb-like transcription factor 1 isoform X1: protein MKQTIKQAWFRRCQYKDMPRLSMNTGDVPATVTLESVNSVTFTQDTDGNIILHCPQNDGEDLGSDGTAEPVHKRLRLSNEDGEDPQDSTSTEYSVVTLPITEGDESFEVTMTATEMRDGELESDDPSETTDKDSSVQKKGKDVSAVSQAWFTTKEDKDTLVNKGHKWKQGMWSKEEIDLLMSNIEHYLKNRGIRDPAEIIFEMSKEERKDFYRSIACGLNRPLFAVYRRVLRMYDNRNHVGKYNDEEINKLKELREKHGNDWATIGAALGRSASSVKDRCRLLKDTCNTGKWTEEEERRLAEVVHELTGTEAGDVVTQGVSWASVAELVGTRSEKQCRSKWLNYLNWKQSGGTEWTKEDDINLVRRMAELGVDDENEINWDILAGGWSSVRSPQWLRSKWWTIKRQVSNHKELPFSVLLKGLQDVVEAPPSAMNKVVVVGSRSASASPSPVTALQIPVQIPVQITHVSSSDGASGASDSETITLNSGALQTFELLPSFHLQPTGTPGTYFLQTGTNQSLPLTLSANPTVTLTAAASPSSPDQIILHSLTTDNENVTVQMSHPGIIIQTVTSEDLSDPLGQSELEGEQELEKEEPSENQNNSGEEEQSEERSKDVQEEEKTLDSPKVGETVESSAMGEGAVLMVPSPSSFIPTNEGMSTDSVLPLGTLTDPILQNQEEGSD, encoded by the exons ATGAAA CAAACGATCAAACAAGCATGGTTTAGGCGTTGTCAATATAAAGATATGCCAAG GCTGAGCATGAACACAGGAGATGTCCCGGCCACTGTGACCCTCGAATCCGTAAATTCTGTCACATTCACCCAGGACACTGATGGGAACATCATTCTGCACTGTCCTCAAAATG ATGGGGAGGATCTGGGTTCGGACGGGACCGCCGAACCTGTTCACAAACGACTGCGGTTGTCCAATGAAGACGGAGAAGACCCCCAGGACTCTACCTCGACGGAGTATTCTGTTGTCACTCTGCCAA TTACAGAAGGTGATGAAAGTTTCGAGGTGACAATGACTGCTACGGAGATGAGAGATGGGGAGCTGGAATCAGACGACCCTTCTGAAACAACA GATAAGGATTCTTCTGTCCAAAAAAAAGGTAAAGACGTATCAGCTGTCAGTCAAGCCTGGTTCACCACGAAAGAGGATAAAGACACACTGGTTAATAAAG GTCACAAATGGAAACAGGGTATGTGGTCAAAAGAGGAGATTGATCTCCTGATGAGCAACATAGAGCATTATTTAAAG AACCGAGGGATTCGGGACCCTGCGGAGATCATCTTTGAGATGTCAAAAGAGGAGCGAAAGGATTTTTACCGCAGTATAGCGTGTGGTTTGAACAGACCGCTGTTCGCTGTATACAGACGCGTACTACGAATGTACGATAACCGAAACCACGTAGGCAA ATACAATGATGAGGAGATCAATAAATTGAAAGA GCTAAGGGAGAAACATGGGAATGACTGGGCTACCATTGGGGCGGCACTTGGGCGCAGTGCATCGTCTGTGAAGGACCGCTGCCGTCTCCTGAAGGACACATGCAACACAG GAAAATGGACGGAGGAAGAGGAGAGAAGGTTGGCAGAGGTGGTCCACGAGTTGACGGGCACAGAGGCGGGTGACGTTGTAACTCAGGGAGTCTCTTGGGCATCGGTGGCTGAACTAGTCGGCACTCGCTCTGAGAAACAGTGCCGCTCCAAATGGCTCAACTACCTTAACTGGAAACAGAGCGGTGGCACGGAGTGGACCAAAGAAGATGACATCAACCTGGTTCGCAG GATGGCTGAACTGGGTGTGGATGATGAGAATGAAATTAATTGGGACATTCTGGCCGGTGGGTGGAGCAGTGTTCGTTCGCCTCAGTGGCTCCGCAGCAAATGGTGGACCATCAAAAGACAAGTGTCCAATCATAAGGAACTTCCCTTTTCTG TCTTGCTGAAAGGACTGCAGGATGTTGTGGAGGCACCGCCGTCTGCGATGAACAAGGTTGTGGTGGTTGGTTCTCGATCTGCTAGTGCTTCGCCCAGCCCCGTCACCGCACTGCAGATCCCGGTCCAGATTCCAGTGCAGATCACACATGTCT CTTCTTCAGACGGTGCAAGCGGTGCCTCAGACAGTGAAACCATCACACTGAACTCCGGGGCTTTACAGACCTTTGAATTACTGCCT TCATTTCACCTGCAGCCCACTGGCACCCCTGGAACGTATTTCCTCCAAACAGGAACCAATCAGAGCCTCCCACTCACACTCTCAGCCAATCCCACGGTCACACTCACAGCTGCTGCTTCGCCGTCTTCACCAGACCAGATTATTTTACACAGCCTCACC ACCGACAATGAGAATGTGACGGTCCAGATGTCCCACCCTGGCATCATCATCCAGACGGTGACCTCAGAGGACCTCTCGGACCCACTCGGCCAATCAGAGCTGGAGGGAGAGCAGGAGCTTGAGAAGGAAGAGCCTTCGGAAAACCAAAACAATTCTGGAGAAGAGGAGCAGAGTGAAGAGAGATCGAAAGATGTACAAGAAGAAGAAAAG ACTCTGGACTCTCCTAAAGTTGGGGAAACTGTAGAGAGTTCTGCGATGGGTGAAGGAGCCGTGCTCATGGTTCCGTCTCCAAGCAGCTTTATTCCTACTAATGAGGGCATGAGCACAGATTCTGTCCTTCCGCTTGGAACACTGACAG ATCCCATTCTGCAGAACCAGGAAGAGGGATCAGACTGA